One part of the Zerene cesonia ecotype Mississippi chromosome 2, Zerene_cesonia_1.1, whole genome shotgun sequence genome encodes these proteins:
- the LOC119833425 gene encoding sodium/calcium exchanger regulatory protein 1-like, whose amino-acid sequence MEFVDKKYKMISSENFDEFMKTIGVGLITRKAANAVTPTVELKKDGDNFVLVTSSTFKTTEMKFKPGEEFDEERADGAKVKSVCTFEGNTLKQVQKAADGTEVVYTREFGPEEMKAVMTAKDVTCTRVYKVQ is encoded by the exons atggaatttgttgacaagaaatacaaaatgatCTCATCAGAGAACTTCGACGAGTTTATGAAGACTATTG GTGTTGGTCTGATCACCCGCAAAGCGGCGAACGCTGTTACACCTACCGTCGAACTGAAGAAAGATGGAGACAACTTCGTGCTCGTTACGTCATCCACTTTCAAGACCACAGAAATGAAGTTCAAGCCAGGGGAAGAGTTCGATGAGGAACGCGCTGATGGTGCCAAG gtAAAATCAGTGTGCACCTTTGAAGGAAACACCCTGAAGCAAGTGCAGAAGGCCGCAGACGGTACAGAGGTGGTGTACACCAGAGAATTCGGCCCCGAAGAAATGAAAGCG GTCATGACGGCCAAAGACGTGACCTGCACCAGAGTCTACAAAGTACAATAA
- the LOC119834891 gene encoding DNA cross-link repair 1A protein yields MYEDDIDNYIPSLLNPRSVKKLSSDLPLTQNSIKSRCSLSLKKNSVASKTKKNLNKVFLQDKENLCKNATYDQIGKKKEYPIKRLEDEETLQLSAIEDLPFLNDHQSSSSDIVVPLVCNGTKTDDNNNSLKSVSSGTELSYGDNKSDDTLIYNIDIKPSYTVCFSVNNTNNVELSTKNSNIKHVSVTNAKNNMSFECEIIEVSDESMEIETVQEVLPHKKSLSKRTSVAVNVEIKKQKLSQQTAGEENKVLILNTNDAKKLSDVNVQPTNYKLLKQKIKDQNKYIAATRKSASQARIRNGKAVHDKLKQKSIDCYFSNVLKVKKLVDVNGSVDLIKDGGGLTDKILAQDDSHDMSKNLCITSIKHDATAQSTKASRKNNEIVKSARKLSHRSMSPRIDIKESEATQFSKVKNESIGSYSPRKIVESIQFHLPVKSKSNKTSTVTRIIPNYKIVAGTHFAVDAFAYGDIPNVKHYFLTHFHSDHYSGLKKNFNKLLFCSKITADLCVSRLGVNIKHIHIMNVDESIKIDGVEVMAVDANHCPGAVMLVFTLPSGKTLLHTGDFRASPIMESYPVFWNRDIHTIYLDTTYCNPRYDFPTQDQSLEMALYHLRQKKTILEKTGKKFSSVLIVCGTYTIGKEKFFLGMARRVGCTVWACPEKDRVLQAVEGRSFSHAPPHSCQLHVVPMRDLTHEKLKSYLDSLQGAFSEVVAFKPSGWENGKNSCVEKDSVTIYGIPYSEHSSFSEMIRFVKFLKPKQVVPTVDISGGIKSVQKYFPCPLVCKEDIQSQSKVTDYFSLQKAHQVAAVT; encoded by the exons ATGTACGAAGATGATATTGATAATTACATACCATCACTTTTAAATCCTCGctctgtaaaaaaattaagcagtGATCTACCTCTGACTCag aattcaataaaaagtCGATGCTCATTATCTTTGAAGAAAAATAGTGTTGCAAGCAAGAccaagaaaaatttaaataag GTATTCTTAcaagataaagaaaatttatgtaaaaatgcaACATATGACCAAATTGGTAAGAAAAAAGAATACCCAATAAAGAGATTGGAAGATGAAGAAACACTCCAACTTTCTGCTATTGAAGATTTGCCTTTTCTTAACGATCACCAGTCCTCGTCTAGTGACATTGTTGTACCTCTAGTCTGCAATGGAACCAAAactgatgataataataattcattgaaaTCTGTGTCCTCTGGAACAGAATTGAGTTATGGAGATAATAAAAGTGATGATACACTCATCTATAATATAGACATAAAACCATCTTACACTGTGTGTTTTTCTGTAAATAACACTAACAATGTAGAACTAAGTACAAAGAATAGTAATATTAAGCATGTATCAGTGACAAATGCCAAAAATAACATGAGTTTTGAATGTGAAATTATTGAGGTCTCAGATGAATCAATGGAAATAGAGACGGTACAAGAAGTATTGCCACATAAAAAAAGTCTGTCAAAGCGAACATCTGTTGCTGTcaatgtagaaattaaaaagcaaaaattgtCACAGCAAACTGCAGGAGAAGAAAATAAAGTTCTTATTTTGAACACAAATGATGCTAAAAAGCTGTCAGATGTCAATGTGCAGccaacaaattataaattgttgaagcaaaaaattaaagaccaaaataaatatattgctgCCACCAGGAAGTCTGCATCCCAAGCCAGAATCAGGAATGGGAAGGCAGTGCATGATAAATTAAAGCAGAAGTCTAtagattgttatttttctaatgTGCTAAAGGTCAAGAAGTTAGTTGATGTGAATGGTTCAGTAGATTTGATTAAGGATGGTGGTGGTTTAACAGATAAGATCTTAGCTCAGGATGATTCACATGACATGAGTAAAAACTTGTGTATAACTTCTATTAAACATGATGCTACTGCTCAATCTACGAAAGCCAGTAGAAAGAACAATGAAATTGTCAAATCAGCAAGGAAGTTGTCGCACCGATCGATGTCTCCCAGGATTGACATTAAGGAATCGGAGGCGACACAGTTTTCAAAAGTGAAAAATGAGAGTATCGGCTCTTACTCACCGAGGAAGATTGTTGAGTCTATACAGTTTCATTTGCCAGTCAAATCTAAATCGAATAAAACATCAACTGTGACCAGAATAAtaccaaattataaaatagttgcAG GGACACATTTTGCGGTGGATGCATTTGCCTATGGAGATATTCCAAatgttaaacattatttcctCACACATTTCCATTCAGATCATTATTCAGGATTGAAGaagaattttaacaaattgctGTTTTGTTCAAAAATTACAG CCGACTTGTGCGTATCACGATTGGGAGTGAATATAAAGCACATTCATATTATGAATGTTGATGAGTCCATTAAAATTGATGGGGTCGAAGTTATGGCTGTTGATGCAAATCa TTGTCCAGGGGCAGTAATGTTGGTGTTCACTCTACCCAGTGGCAAGACCTTGCTTCATACAGGGGACTTCAGGGCGTCTCCCATTATGGAGTCCTATCCTGTGTTTTGGAATAGGGATATTCACACCATATACTTGGATACTAC CTACTGTAACCCGCGGTACGATTTTCCCACTCAAGACCAAAGCTTGGAAATGGCGCTATACCACCTGCGACAAAAGAAGACCATATTGGAGAAAACTGGCAAGAAGTTCTCGTCGGTACTCATCGTTTGCGGCACTTACACTATTG GCAAGGAGAAGTTCTTCCTCGGCATGGCGCGGCGCGTGGGCTGCACGGTGTGGGCGTGCCCCGAGAAGGACCGCGTGCTGCAGGCGGTGGAGGGCCGCAGCTTCAGCCACGCGCCGCCGCACTCGTGCCAGCTGCACGTCGTGCCCATGCGCGACCTCACGCACGAG aagTTAAAAAGCTACCTAGACAGTCTTCAAGGTGCGTTCAGTGAGGTGGTGGCGTTCAAGCCCAGCGGGTGGGAGAATGGGAAAAATTCTTGTGTCGAAAAGGATTCCGTTACCATATATG GCATTCCGTACAGTGAACATTCCAGTTTCTCAGAGATGATACGATTTGTGAAGTTTTTGAAACCGAAGCAAGTGGTGCCCACCGTCGACATATCCGGGGGGATCAAGTCTGTACAG AAATACTTCCCTTGCCCGCTGGTGTGCAAAGAAGATATCCAGAGCCAAAGCAAGGTGACAGACTACTTTAGTTTGCAGAAAGCGCATCAAGTGGCCGCCGTTACATGA
- the LOC119834614 gene encoding N-acetylglucosamine-6-sulfatase-like: MLSYILFSLLLHTAMCQETKPNFVVILTDDQDITLGGMTPMKNVQRFIEREGTSFANSYVTSPICCPSRASLLTGLHVHNHLTWNNSIAGGCYGRYWKRLESRTFANILKSIGYNTFYAGKYLNNYGAKDAGGTTLVPPGWSEWHGLVGNSVYYNYTISNNGVPTHSTDLYLTDIIRDLSVAYIENQTESQPFLMVLAPPAPHQPFTPAPRHKDAYSNLTAVKHPNFNIPATGKHWLLQMPPSPLPETMMPELDRVYRSRWESLLSVDEMVADVVETLDSNNLLDNTYLIYTSDNGYHIGQFAQVYDKRQPYEADIKVPLIIRGPNIGKNITNNQPVLNIDLAPTILELAGLTAPKSMDGKPIKFNIDKDMERNMLVEYYGEGRDGTVDPECPWIYDKDNLAQCYPQYDCKCQDAKNNTYACLRHISKRINMKYCAFADEQNFKEMYDLSTDPYELDNIIDEVLPSVRHWYKLTLTQMLSCKGADNCDNPLENPKLYSIF; encoded by the exons ATGTTAAGTTATATTCTGTTCTCACTACTCCTGCACACAGCAATGTGTCAGGAAACAAAACctaattttgttgttattctCACTGATGACCAGGATATCACACTAGGAGGAATG ACCCCTATGAAGAATGTGCAACGATTCATTGAGAGAGAAGGGACAAGTTTTGCAAATTCT TATGTAACGTCACCGATCTGTTGCCCGAGCCGCGCCAGCTTGCTGACCGGGCTGCATGTGCATAACCATTTGACGTGGAACAACAGTATCGCCGGTGGATGTTACGGCAGATACTGGAAACGCCTGGAATCACGCACATTCGCAAACATATTGAAGAGTATCGGGTATAACACATTCTACGCtggaaagtatttaaataat taTGGCGCTAAGGACGCTGGGGGCACCACACTCGTGCCACCGGGTTGGAGCGAATGGCACGGCCTTGTGGGAAACTCTGTGTATTATAACTATACTATATCTAATAATGGTGTGCCTACACACTCCACCGACTTATATCTCACAGATATTATC cGTGATCTAAGCGTTGCTTACATAGAGAACCAGACAGAATCTCAGCCATTCCTAATGGTGTTAGCCCCGCCCGCCCCGCACCAGCCCTTCACCCCCGCGCCCCGACATAAGGACGCATATAGCAACCTAACCGCTGTCAAACATCCCAACTTTAATATACCCGCTACG GGCAAGCATTGGCTGCTACAGATGCCGCCTTCCCCTCTTCCAGAGACAATGATGCCAGAATTAGACAGAGTGTATCGTTCTCGATGGGAGAGTCTACTGTCTGTGGACGAAATGGTTGCGGATGTTGTTGAAACACTTGATAGCAACAACTTGTTggataatacatatttgattTACACTTCAGATAATGGCTATCACATtg GTCAATTTGCCCAAGTATATGATAAAAGACAGCCATATGAAGCAGATATAAAAGTGCCTCTAATCATAAGAGGGCCGAACATTGGGAAAAACATCACTAACAATCAACCAGTACTTAACATTGATCTCGCTCCAACTATCTTGGAGTTAGCTGGATTAACTGCACCCAAGTCTATGGATGGAAAACCTATAAAGTTCAATATTGACAAGGATATGGAAAGAAATATGCTAGTGGAATACTATGGGGAAGGAAGAGATGGTACTGTTGATCCGGAGTGTCCTTGGATATATGATAAAGATAATTTGGCG CAATGCTATCCTCAGTATGATTGCAAATGCCAAGatgctaaaaataatacttatgcATGCTTGAGACACATTTCCAAAAGaatcaatatgaaatattgcGCATTTGCTGATGAACag AATTTCAAAGAAATGTACGATCTCAGTACAGATCCATATGAACTCGATAACATCATAGATGAAGTGCTGCCATCTGTGAGACATTGGTACAAACTAACTCTCACCCAAATGCTCTCATGCAAAGGAGCTGATAATTGCGATAATCCCCTGGAAAACCCCAAGCTCTATTCAATATTCTAA
- the LOC119835477 gene encoding trypsin, alkaline C-like yields the protein MFILHIQCVLLSLFVTVHCQSIRVLGGSPTTIQQFPVIAQLLLDPWGSGQYSQHCAGVIITSRHILSTAHCFQYNRETGNNYTYPDFWRVRVGSSFRSRGGVLHKVKAIVPHREFDKYYFTNDVAIVVLSKKILFGSTTRQATIANKGTELKPNSLCTLIGWGVTQVGGQQSDQLQLATIFTVDQSDCRFRYRTIGSIIADSMFCAGRIDVDGIDGCFGDSGGPLFYKGVVTGLVSFGYTCGNRYYPGVYTKISYYIDWIVNVIRRNK from the exons atgtttatATTGCATATTCAGTGCgtgttattatcattatttgtaaCAG tACATTGCCAAAGCATCCGTGTATTAGGAGGGTCACCGACCACTATACAACAATTCCCAGTTATAGCCCAATTGTTACTAGACCCCTGGGGTAGCGGCCAATACTCTCAACATTGCGCAGGCGTCATCATTACATCTCGGCACATTCTTTCCACAGCGCATTGCTTTCAATATAATAGAGAAACTGGTAACAA TTACACTTATCCCGACTTTTGGAGGGTACGAGTTGGTTCATCCTTCCGCTCTCGTGGTGGCGTCTTACATAAAGTAAAGGCGATTGTACCGCATAGAGAGTTCGAcaagtattattttactaatgaCGTTGCGATAGTCGTGCTAAGTAAGAAAATCCTGTTTGGCTCTACGACACGACAAGCTACTATAGCTAATAAGGGTACAGAGTTGAAACCGAATTCTCTTTGCACTCTTATTGGATGGGGTGTAACACag GTAGGAGGCCAACAATCCGATCAGTTGCAGTTAGCAACGATTTTCACCGTTGATCAATCCGATTGCCGATTCCGATATAGAACTATTGGATCCATTATCGCAGACTCAATGTTTTGCGCCGGTCGAATTGATGTGGACGGCATAGACGGATGCTTCGGGGATTCTGGAGGACCATTGTTTTATAAGGGAGTGGTCACAGGATTAGTTTCGTTTGGGTATACGTGTGGTAACCGATATTATCCAGGTGTTTACACGAAAATTTCGTATTATATAGATTGGATAGTGAATGTAattagaagaaataaataa
- the LOC119833926 gene encoding iron-sulfur cluster co-chaperone protein HscB isoform X1 → MKSSLTIKIMSLGRIFSNLTRQSVFFNKYRLISCWSCGKDQTSLITNLFCSNCKALQNPDDKDNYFKLMGINETYDLDETDLAKRYKELQKYLHPDKYANRDQKEQEISEKYSSLVNEAYKTLLEPLSRGIYMLRLRGKEIPESTELDREFLMKIMEKNEEVENAETENEIMKLNKENKAIIKDLQKRVSTAFFDGDLKRVVKLLGEMKYYTSIDNQIEASIRNKGIIR, encoded by the exons ATGAAGTCTA gtctaacaataaaaattatgagtcTAGGAAgaatatttagtaatttgaCTAGacaaagtgttttttttaacaaatatcgTTTAATATCATGTTGGTCATGTGGTAAAGATCAAACTAGTCTCATAACGAACTTATTCTGTTCGAACTGCAAGGCTCTACAAAATCCCGATGATaaggataattattttaaactaatgggaataaatgaaacatatgATTTAGATGAAACCGATTTGGCGAAAAGATACAAAgaactacaaaaatatttacatccaGACAAATATGCTAAtag GGATCAAAAAGAACAAGAAATATCAGAAAAATATTCATCGTTAGTTAATGAAGCCTATAAGACATTGTTAGAACCATTATCGAGAG gtATTTATATGTTACGCCTAAGAGGGAAGGAAATACCTGAAAGCACAGAACTTGATAGGgaatttttaatgaagatCATGGAAAAAAATGAAGAAGTTGAAAATGCTGAAAcagaaaatgaaattatgaaattaaataaagagaaTAAAGCCATTATAAAAGATCTGCAGAAAAGAGTCTCAACTGCATTTTTTGATGGTGATTTAAAAAGAGTAGTGAAACTGCTTggagaaatgaaatattacacCAGTATTGATAACCAGATAGAAGCTTCTATAAGAAACAAagggataataagataa
- the LOC119833926 gene encoding iron-sulfur cluster co-chaperone protein HscB isoform X2, whose product MSLGRIFSNLTRQSVFFNKYRLISCWSCGKDQTSLITNLFCSNCKALQNPDDKDNYFKLMGINETYDLDETDLAKRYKELQKYLHPDKYANRDQKEQEISEKYSSLVNEAYKTLLEPLSRGIYMLRLRGKEIPESTELDREFLMKIMEKNEEVENAETENEIMKLNKENKAIIKDLQKRVSTAFFDGDLKRVVKLLGEMKYYTSIDNQIEASIRNKGIIR is encoded by the exons atgagtcTAGGAAgaatatttagtaatttgaCTAGacaaagtgttttttttaacaaatatcgTTTAATATCATGTTGGTCATGTGGTAAAGATCAAACTAGTCTCATAACGAACTTATTCTGTTCGAACTGCAAGGCTCTACAAAATCCCGATGATaaggataattattttaaactaatgggaataaatgaaacatatgATTTAGATGAAACCGATTTGGCGAAAAGATACAAAgaactacaaaaatatttacatccaGACAAATATGCTAAtag GGATCAAAAAGAACAAGAAATATCAGAAAAATATTCATCGTTAGTTAATGAAGCCTATAAGACATTGTTAGAACCATTATCGAGAG gtATTTATATGTTACGCCTAAGAGGGAAGGAAATACCTGAAAGCACAGAACTTGATAGGgaatttttaatgaagatCATGGAAAAAAATGAAGAAGTTGAAAATGCTGAAAcagaaaatgaaattatgaaattaaataaagagaaTAAAGCCATTATAAAAGATCTGCAGAAAAGAGTCTCAACTGCATTTTTTGATGGTGATTTAAAAAGAGTAGTGAAACTGCTTggagaaatgaaatattacacCAGTATTGATAACCAGATAGAAGCTTCTATAAGAAACAAagggataataagataa
- the LOC119834980 gene encoding transcription initiation protein SPT3 homolog, whose protein sequence is MVSYFTIDSTGEVTNFQKEISNMMHGFGDNPNPNAATVVLVESIVLQQLRSMIQEALNYSISRGAKAIANTDIIYLMRKSPFKLKRLYDYQLKLDRIDKSRSATVSTPTAEAVIPVIEDDKELVKKKRTHIDVIKDLDEADEVSQIKFDVIDYLRKVRASKLTEAMSFEKYEAYHKARCSSFRSGYGISKGFVKLERWINPTKELKITLPALEVLCFLAYETVAEIVDAVFLIRQDSKKKSGDPFSKFEGGYFCNPLSLNNAVYIKSGYEGVPAITVAEVREVLRRYFTPRVGMNGLFYRNMNNDLPVRYIAI, encoded by the coding sequence atggttTCATATTTTACTATCGATTCAACCGGGGAAGTTACCAATTTTCAGAAAGAAATTTCCAACATGATGCACGGTTTCGGTGATAATCCAAATCCAAATGCTGCTACAGTTGTTCTAGTGGAGAGCATAGTGCTTCAACAGCTGCGATCAATGATACAAGAGGCTTTGAATTATTCAATATCGAGAGGCGCGAAAGCAATTGCAAAtacagatattatttatttgatgagAAAGAGTCCATTCAAGCTAAAGCGATTGTACGATTATCAACTAAAATTAGATCGAATAGACAAAAGTCGCTCAGCAACTGTAAGTACCCCTACCGCAGAGGCTGTAATACCTGTCATAGAAGATGATAAAGAATTAGTCAAAAAGAAAAGAACTCACATTGATGTAATTAAGGATTTGGACGAGGCTGATGAAGTGagtcaaattaaatttgatgtgATTGACTATTTACGCAAAGTCAGAGCTTCAAAATTAACAGAAGCAATGTCTTTTGAGAAATATGAGGCATATCACAAAGCAAGATGTAGTTCGTTCCGATCAGGTTATGGTATCTCAAAAGGATTTGTTAAATTAGAGAGATGGATAAACCCAACCAAAGAATTGAAGATAACGCTTCCAGCTTTAGAAGTTCTTTGTTTCTTGGCTTATGAGACAGTAGCGGAAATTGTTGATGCAGTATTTCTTATTCGGCAGgacagcaaaaaaaaatcgggTGATCCGTTTAGTAAATTTGAAGGTGGTTACTTTTGCAACCCTCTTAGTTTGAATAATGCAGTGTATATTAAATCAGGGTATGAAGGAGTGCCAGCAATAACTGTTGCAGAAGTAAGGGAGGTTTTAAGGAGATATTTCACTCCAAGAGTTGGGATGAATGGATTATTCTACAGGAATATGAATAATGATTTACCTGTAAGATACATAGCTATATAG